In Gordonia sp. SL306, the genomic window ATGTGAGGATGGCCAGATGAGTCCGGGTGCGACGACTGAGAATGTGGTGGCCCTGCCGGCCGCCGGAGGAACCGCACCGCAGATCATCCCGAGCGACCTCGACATGAACGCGATCCTCGCCGACATCAAGGACGACCATGTCTCGGCGCCGGCGGATCAGGTCTCGGGCCTCCGGGAGGTCGTCGCGCATGCGGACTCCGAGGGCTACGACGTCAGCTTCGTCGTCTTGCCCGACGCGATGAAGTTCACCTACTACCGCGACATCGCGACCGAACTGCAATCCGAGGTGGGCGGGACCGTGATCGTCCTCGGGCCCAATTCGGTCGGCAGTTCCTCGCCCTACTTCAGTCGTGTGCACCAAGAAGAGGCGACCGACAACCTCACCCTCACGAATCCGCCGCTCGCCGCGCGCCAGATGTGGGACCAGATGAACGGTCCATCGCTGAACTGGACGGCGATCAGCCTGGTGCTCATCGTGATCATCATCATCGGCGCGGTGATCGCCCGCCTGCGGACGCGCCGGTCGCGTGATGCCACGGGCGAGGGCTCGGCCGCACTCTCCGGTGGTGGCGGTTCCGAGGGTGTCCGAACCGACGAGGATCCGGACCCGGCCGGCGAGACATCCACGCCGGGGCCGGGCACCACCGATCTCTCCCGCGACCTGCCCTAGCGTCGCTCGTTCTCCCGGGCCTCCACGGTCTGGGGCGGGGCCGTCAGCGCCCCCGCTACACCGCGGTTCGAACCGTTTTCGGCACGGCATGCTCGCGCGGCCTTTTCGTTGCGAATTCGATACCTCGACACAGCTCGGGTCTTTCGCCAGTTCACGGCATTTTCGCAGGTAATCACGCCAATGTAATTCGTTACGCCTGTTTTCCGATGTGTCCGATGTGACGTACGGTTCTGTTGTCACGTGTGGTGTCCAAGTGATGGAGGACAGCGCATGTGGTGCATGGTGCAGGTCGAGGAAGGGTCGGGATCGGACGGGCACCGACGTCGCAACGGTGCGGATGTGGCGGGGCATGCCGCAAACGGCAAGGGAGATCTGGTGAGGCGAGGGAATACCGGTGTGGCGCGTGGGGGACCACCGGCGCCGGGAGCGCAGCGAGTCGGCGGTCTGTCGCCGCTCGCACGCCTCTGTGTGCTCGTGGTCATCGTCGTCCTCGGCGCGATCGGAGCCGGAACGGCGCAGGCGGCCCCCGAACGCGGCAAGTCAGGAAAATCAGGCGTTTCGGCACTGATCAATCAGATCGCCAAGGCCAACCAGAACATCGCCGACCTCGACAATGCGATCGCAGTGCGGCAGGAGAACGTCAACCGTGCGCTGGTCGACTTCCAGAACTCGGTGGCCGCCCAGCACCTCGCCAACGTCGCGGCCACGTCGTCGAAGCGTTCCCTCGCCCAGGCGGGCCGCCGGGTCGCGCAAGCGCAGAAGGACTTTGATCGCTTCGCCCGCGATGTCTACCGCCAGGGCAGCTCGCAGAACTCGATGTCGAACTACGTCTCCTCGGACAACCCGCAGTCGGTGCTGGATCGGGTGACCGTCCTCGACCGTCTTGGCAAGCAGCAGCGCGACACGATCGAACGCCTTCAGGTCGCCCGGAACCAGCAGGCCAACCGCGTCGCCGCGGTGGAGGCCACCAAGCGGCAGGCAGCCTTCGCCACCAAGAGCGCCCAGACGCGCAAGGACGACGCCCTCGCCGCCGTCTCCGAAGCGCGCTCGGCAGCCGCCTCCGAACAGCAACGCCGGGGCACGCTGATCCAGAAGCGCGACAAGGTGCAAGCGTCTCTGGACAAGATCCGGGGGGTCGCGCCCAAGCGTGAGGTCGAGGGCCCCACGACGGACCAGCTCCTGCAGAACCTCTTCCCGGATTCGCCGAGTACCCCCGCGGCGCCGTCGGCTCCCGGCGCTCCCGCGGCGGGCGGCGGCGACAACCAGGCACTCGCGGTCGCGGCCGAGGCCGCCGCGAAGCTCGCCCTCGACGTCGGCCAGAAGGTGCTCGCCGGGGTGGTCGGCCGGCAGCAGGTTCCGCATTCGCAGTTGCTCGACGAACTCGGCGTCGGCGGTTCCGACATGACCGGCAGCGGGCCCGACTCGTTGAGTTCGGCGCTGGGTTCCGGCAGCCTCGGCAGTTTGTTCGGCAGTTCGTCCGGCGGCGGCATGGTCCGCCCGGGCCTGCGCGGACCGCAGGCCGTCGAGATCGTCGTCAATCGGGGCCTGTCACAGCTCAACGTCCCCTATGCGTGGGGTGGTGGCGACGCGAACGGACCGACGCGCGGCATCCGCGACGGCGGCGTCGCCGACAGCTACGGCGACTACAACAAGACCGGTTTCGATTGCTCCGGGTTGATGATCTACGCCTTCGCGGGTGTCGGGATCGACCTGCCGCACTACACCGGCTACCAGTACACCTCGGGTCCTCAGTTCCCGCTGTCGCAGATGAAGCGCGGTGACATGATCTTCTACGGTCCGAACGCGAGTCAGCACGTGGCGCTCTACCTCGGCGACAACAAGATGTTGGAGGCGCCGGAGTCCGGGTCGGTCGTCAAGGTGTCGCCGCTGCGCACCAGCGGGGCCATGCCCAACGTCGTGCGCCTGCTCTGAGCGTTCGCGCACCCGCGACCCTTCTTGGCCCCCGTTCAGGCAACGCGACTAGGCTGGCAGCGACACGACAGGCCGCCCTGTATTGCTGCTCAACACGTAGATGAACAAGGAGCACCGGTTGACCTCTTCGCATCCCCCTGCCGAACCCGCGGGCGGAGCCGGCCGAGACGGATCGGTCTCGCTGTCCGACGCTGACGTCAAGCTGCTGGAACGAGCGATCTACGAGGTGAAACGGGTCATCGTCGGACAGGACGAGCTCGTCGAGCGCATCCTGGTCGGCCTTCTGGCCCGTGGCCACATCTTGCTCGAAGGTGTGCCGGGCGTAGCCAAGACCCTCGCGGTCGAGACATTCGCCAACGTGGTCGGCGGCTCGTTCTCCCGCGTGCAGTTCACCCCTGACCTGGTCCCGACCGACCTCATCGGTACCCGTATCTACCGTCAGGGCCGCGAGGAGTTCGACACCGAACTCGGCCCGGTGGTGGCGAACTTCCTGCTCGCCGACGAGATCAACCGGGCGCCCGCCAAGGTGCAGTCGGCGCTGCTCGAGGTGATGGCCGAGCGGCACGTCTCGATCGGCGGCACCACGTACCCGATGCCCGACCCGTTCCTGGTGATGGCAACCCAGAACCCGATCGAGAACGAGGGCGTCTACCCACTGCCCGAGGCCCAGCGCGACCGCTTCCTGTTCAAGGTGCTCGTCGACTATCCGACGGTCGAAGAAGAGCGTGAGATCGTCTACCGGATGGGCAACGTCCCACCGACCGCGTCGCAGATCCTCGACCCGGAGACGATGATCCGCCTGCAGCGGACCGCCGCCGACGTCTTCGTCCACCATGCACTCGTCGACTACGTCGTGCGGGTCATCAATGCCACCCGTCGTCCGGGCGAGCTCGGGATGACCGACGTCGCCGCCTGGCTCTCCTACGGTGCATCGCCCCGCGCGACCCTCGGGATCGTCGCGGCCGCACGCGCTCTCGCCCTGGTGCGGGGACGCGACTACGTGATCCCGCAGGACGTCGTCGAGATCATCCCCGACGTCCTGCGGCACCGCCTGGTGCTCAGCTACGACGCGCTCGCCGATGAGGTGGACGCCGACCAGGTGATCACCCGGGTGCTACAGACGGTCGGGTTGCCACAGGTCGGCGCGCAACCCGTCGCACCCGCCGCGTACTCGGGTTCGCCTACGCAAACCGGCCCGCCGCCGGGGCAGGGTCAGCAGACTGTCAATCAACAAGCACCGCAACAGCATCCGGGCCAGACGAATGGCGCTGCGGTGAATCAGGCGCCGCCGCGGTATGCCGGCCAATAGCGAGCTGCCGTCGCTCGGCGCCGGTCTCCTGTCCGAACCGCAGCTCACCGCCGCGTTGCGGACGCTGGAGCTGACTGTGCGCCGCAAGCTCGACGGCGTCCTGCAAGGGGAACATCTCGGCCTGATCCCGGGCCCGGGATCCGAACCGGGGGAGGCCCGGGCGTATCAGCCCGGCGACGACATCCGGCGGATGGAATGGTCGGTCACCGCGCGCACCACCCAGCCCCACGTCCGGCAGATGATCGCCGACCGCGAGCTGGAGACGTGGCTCGTCGTCGACGTGTCGGCAAGCCTCGATTTCGGCACCGTCAACTGCACGAAACGCGATCTGGCGGTGGCGGCCGCGGCCGCCCTCGTGCACCTCACCTCCGGCGGCGGCAATCGCCACGGAGCCATCGTCGTGACCGGCGATCAGCTCGTGCGGGTGCCCGCCCGCAGCGGTCGTGCGCATGCCCAGAACCTGCTGAAGGCCATCGCGACCACCACTCGCGCGTCGACCGGGGTGCGGGGTGACCTGCACGCCGGGATCGAGGCGTTGCGCCGCCCTCAGCGGCGTCGCGGCCTCGCCGTGGTGATCAGTGATTTCCTCGGTCCGATCGACTGGGAACGTTCACTGCGCGCGATCGGCGCGCACCACGAGCTGCTGGCGGTTGAGGTGCTCGATCCGCGCGATCTCGACCTGCCCGACATCGGTGAGGTGACCCTCGCGGATGCCGAATCCGGCGAGGTCCGCGACATCACGATCACCCCGGCGGTCCGCCGGGATTTCGCGGCCGCGGCGCGCGCCCACCAGCAGAAGGTGCATCGCACCATCCGTAGCTGCGGAGGACCCGTGCTGAGTCTGTCCACAGATCGGGACTGGATCACCGACACCGTCAAGTTCGTTGCCCAGCGTCGTCGCGGCCTCGCCGCCGGGGTCGGGTGACGCCGGCGTGTCGTTCCTGGCGAGCCCATGGTGGCTCCTGCTTCTCCTGGTCGTGGCCGCACTCGGCGCCGCCTATGTCTATGTGCAGCGGCTGCGTCGCAAGCGGGCACTGACATTCGCGAACCTCGACCTGCTCAACCGGGTGGCGCCCCAACAGCGCAATCGCTGGCAGCACGTACCGATCGCGCTGCTGCTCGTGGCGCTGATCCTGCTCGTCGTCGGGGTAGCCGCACCGCAGGCCGATCGTCGCGTGCCCCGCAACAAGGCCACGGTCATCCTCGTGATGGACGTGTCCCGATCGATGAACGCGACCGATGTGTCGCCGTCGCGCATCAAGGCCGCCCAGGACGCGGCGCGGAAGTTCGCGGACGAGCTGACCGACGGCATCAACCTCGGCCTGATCTCCTACGCGGGCACCGCGTCGACCCTGGTGTCACCGACGCCGGACCACAATGCGACCAAGGAAGCCGTCGACAAACTCCGGCTCGACGACAAGACGGCGACCGGCGAGGGGATCTTCGCGGCCATCCAGCAGATCAAGACCCTCAACGCGGTCCTCGGCGGGGATGCGGCGGCGCCTCCTGCGCGGGTCGTGCTGCTCTCCGACGGCAAGGAAACGGTCCCCGACGACCCGGACGATCCGCGCGGCGCGTTCACGGCCGCCCGCAAGGCCAAGGAGGAGAAGATCCCGGTGTCGAGCATCTCCTTCGGGACGATGAGCGGGACTGTCGATCTCGAGGGCGACCAGGTGCCGGTCCCCGTCGACGACGAGTCGTTGCGCAAGATCGCCAATCTCAGTGGCGGACAGTTCTTCACGGCGTCGAGCCTGGATGAGCTCAACAAGGTCTACGAGACCCTCCAACAGCAGATCGGCTACGAGAAACGCCGAGGCGACAATTCTCGTCCGTGGCTGATCGCCGGTACCTTGTTAGCGCTGCTCTCGGCGTTCGCGGCGCTGGCCATCAACCGGCGACTGCCCTGACAGCGACCGCAATGACATCAGAACAGTGACGAACGGATAGGTTGGCCACCATGGCAGACAGCAACGAAGCTCAGCAGGCCTCCCGGTCGGTCCTGGTGACCGGCGGTAACCGCGGGATCGGTCTCGCGGTCGCGCGCCGCCTGGCCGCGGACGGCCACAAGGTGGCGGTGACTCATCGCGGTTCGGGTGCACCCGACGGTCTGTTCGGTGTGCAGTGCGACGTCACGGACAACGAATCGGTGGAGCGCGCCTTCGACGAGGTCGCCGAGCACCAGGGTCCGGTCGAGGTGCTGGTGGCCAACGCGGGTATCACCGAGAACATGCTGCTGATGCGGCTGAGCGAGGAATCCTTCGAGAAGGTGATCGACGCCAATCTCACCGGCGCCTTCCGCTGTGCCAAGCGGGCCACCAAGGGTATGCAGCGCGCCAAGTGGGGACGCATGATCTTCCTGGGCTCGGTCGTCGCGATGTCGGGCATTCCCGGACAGGTCAATTACGCAGCGTCCAAGGCGGGCCTCATCGGTATGGCTCGATCGATCGCCCGCGAGGTCGGCTCGCGCAACATCACCGCGAATGTCGTGGCACCGGGTTTCATCGAGACCGACATGACCGCTGCGATGGAGGACCGCTACGTGGACATGGCCAAGCAGGCGATCCCACTCGGCCGCGTCGGCCAGCCGGAGGACGTCGCCGCGACCATCAGTTTCCTCGCGTCCGACCAGGGCAACTACATCACCGGAGCGGTGATCCCGGTCGACGGCGGCATGGGCATGGGCAACTGACCTTCTCACCTCGGACCACCAGACACCTCAGGAGCGAACCGTGACAGGAATTCTCGACGGCAAGACCATTCTCATCACCGGCATCATCACCGATGCCTCGATCGCCTTTCATGCGGCGGCGATGGCACAGGAGCAGGGCGCCAAGGTGATCATCACCGGCATCCCGGAGCGACTGAGGCTGATCGACCGGATCGCCAGGCGCCTGCCTCAGGAGGTGCCGCCGGCGATCGGGCTCGACATCACCAGCGAGGACGACCTGAACGCCTTGGCCGACAAGGTCAGGGAACTCGCGCCCGAAGGCATCGATGGCGTGATGCATTCGATCGCCTTCGCGCCCCGCACCCTGATGGGACCGGAGGCCGTGCCGTTCCTCGAAGGTCCGGGCCCGGACGCGGCCAAGGCCTTCGAGATCTCCGCGTGGAGCTACGCCTCGCTCGCCCGCGCGGTCCTGCCCGCCATGAACGAGGGTGGCTCGATCGTGGGTATGGACTTCGATCCCCGCACGGCGTTGCCGTACTACAACTGGATGGGCGTCGCCAAGGCCGCGCTCGAATCGGTCAACCGCTACGTGGCCCGCGAGGTCGGTACCGCCAAGAGGATCCGATCGAATCTCGTCGCGGCGGGCCCGATCAAGACGCTCGCGGCCAAGGCGATCGCGGGCACCGCCACCGATGACGCCAAACAGCTGACCATGCTCAACACCTACTGGGACGGCGCGTCGCCGATCGGATGGGATGTCGACGACCCGACCGTGGTCGCGAAGTCGGTGTGCGCCTTGCTCTCCGACTGGTTGCCGGGCACCACCGGTTCGATCGTGTACGTCGACGGCGGTGCGAGCCACAACACCTGGTTCCCGGAGAACTTCGCCGGCTAGTGGACGCGTCTGCGTATTCATCGCCAGTCGGTGCGCCCGCCCCGACGCGCTTCGACGCGGTCCTGTTCCTGAGCTTCGGCGGACCGGACGGACCCGACGATGTGATGCCGTTCCTGGAGAACGTCACTCGTGGCCGGGGCGTTCCGCGTGAGCGCCTCGAGGCGGTCGCGGAACACTACCTCCACTTCGGCGGCGTCTCACCGATCAATCGCCTCAATCTGGAGATGATCGACGCGCTGCGGTCGGCACTCACCGACCGCGGTCTGGAACTGCCGGTCTATTTCGGCAATCGCAACTGGCATCCGATGATCGAGGACACCCTCGCGCGGATGTATCGCGACGGGCATCGACGGATATTGGTGTTCCCGACCTCGGCCTGGGCCGGGTATTCGGGCTGCCGTCAGTATCACGAGGACATCGCCCGGGCCGTCGATGCGCTGGCCGCGTCGGAGCCGGCCAGCGCGCAGGATCCGGTGATGCTGCGGAAACTGCCGCAGTACTGGGACGAACCGGCGGTCGTCGCCGCCGGTGCCGACGCGGTTCGTCGGGCGCGGGCGCAGTTGCCGTCCGCCGATGTCGAGCCGCGTCTGGTGTTGACCGCGCATTCGGTCCCGGTGTCGGCGGATCGGGCTGCCGGCCCGGCCGCCGAGGGAGGTGGCCGGTATTCGGCGCAGGTGTATGCGGCATCGTCGGCGGTTGCCGAGGCCGTCGGCTGTCACGATTTCGATCAGGTCTGGCAGTCGCGTTCGGGCCCACCCCAGGTTCCGTGGCTCGAACCCGACATCTGCGATCACCTGGAAACCCTTGCCGAACAAGGTATTCGACAGGTGATCGTGTTCCCGGTCGGATTCATCTCCGATCATCTCGAGGTGATCTGGGACCTCGACAACGAGGCCGCGGAGGTGGCCGGGCGACTCGGTCTCGACTACGTGCGGGCCGACACGGTCGGAACCGACCCCCGGTTTGTCGAGATGATCGTCGATCTCGTCGAGCGGTATGTCGACGGCCGGGGTGATCAGACCGCGATGGGCTGTGGTGACAACGGGCGGATGTGCCGGCCGGACTGCTGTGTCCCGGTCGCGCGCCCTGCTCCTGCCTGACTGCCGTTGCGGGGTCCTCCGGCGGCGGCGTCAGCGATCGGCAGGCAGGTGCTCGACGATGACCCGATTGACCGCGGCCGCTCGGGCCGCTCGGGTGAGACCCGACAGCCGTCGGAGGCGCGAGTCCCCGGTCTCGACATGGCGCGCGGTCACGCCGAACGTGGGGGCGTGCGCCCCCGCCACAGTGATGATCGCCTCGACCTGGGCGGCGGAGTCGATCACACGGGTGGCCCGGATGTCGTCGTGCGGCGGCAAGATCACCTGATGTCGCGCGGTGAGGGCCATGAGGGTGGTGCGCAACTCGGCGCCGCCGGACCGGCCACCCGCGCTTCCGAGTCCACCGATGATCGTCGCCGTCTCCCGGATCGCCTCGCGCAGATCATATTCCACCTGCCCCAACGGCTCGGGCTGCACGATCGGCACCTCGCTGCGAAAACGATGGACGGTCCAGTGGCAGGTGTCCCCGTCGAGCGTCGGGGTCAGCCCGATGGTCGACGACGACGTGACATCACCGTGGATCAGCAGGATCTCGCCGGCCTCGAGAGCCGCGGTGGTGGCGGGATCCGGCGGAAGGCCCTGCGGGGCACCTGATGTCGGCAGCTTCACCTCAATCTGCCGGGCCCGACGGAGGACCGTCAGCAGGCCGAGTCGTGCGTCTCGGTCGCCTGCGACGTCGACGATCGCCTCGGGGTCGACGACGAGGTGTCGGCCGGCGAACTCGGACATGGTGTCGATCACGTCATCGGGCGCACAACGGCCGCCGAGCCAGGCCGCGGCCCATGCGCCCAGAGCAGAGCCCGGCCAGGCGGGTGGGCCGGAGACGAAGAGGTCGGTGCTGGTCATAGGTTTTCCACGATAGGCGAGCGGTCGGATTCCGGGAAACCCGGCGTGGCTCGAATGGTTCGCGCGGTCGACGTCCTACCGTGGCTCTCCGTGACAGATGACCGTTATGGACGTGATGTGTTGGCGAGTCCGCGGAAGGCCAAACCGCGTGCTCCCGAGGTGGCCGCCGAGCGGGACCTCGTCGTCGAGGATGCGGCCAGCGGTTTCTGCGGCGCGGTCGTCGGACTGGAGAAGAGTTACTCGGGCGACCTGGTCCGGTTGGAGGACCGGCGTGGTGCGACTCGCGTGTTCCTCATGCACCCGGCGGCGTTTCTGATCGATGGCAAACCGGTGACCCTGGTCCGCCCGCGGACCCGAGGCCCGCAGGCCCGCACCACGACCGCGTCCGGGTCCCGCGTCGCTCCCGCGGCGCGTGCCCGAACCGCGCGGGCGAGCCGGATCTTCGTCGAAGGGGTGCACGACGCGACCCTTGTCGAACGTGTCTGGGGCGCCGATCTGCGGGCCGAGGGCGTGGTGGTGGAGAGTCTCGACGGGCTGGACAACCTGGCCGCGACACTCGACGCATTCGGGCCCGCGGCCCACCGCCGGGCCGGCGTCCTCGTCGACCACCTGGTCGCCGGGTCCAAGGAGATGCGACTGACAGGATCCGTGGGGGAGCACGTCCTGGTCTGCGGACACCCGTACATCGACGTGTGGGAAGCGGTGAAGCCCGCGTCCGTCGGGATCAAGGCGTGGCCGCAGATTCCCCGCGGAACCGATTGGAAGACCGGCGTCTGTCGCGAGTTGCGTTGGGGTACACCGCAGGATGGGTGGCGGCGGGTCCTGGCCGGGGCACGTGACTTCCGCGACCTCGAGGTGGATCTCCTGAGGTCGGTGGAGGAACTGATCGATTTCGTCACGGCGGCCGCCGACGACGCCTGACACCGTGGCGCCCCGCCGTTTCGGCCGGCGGCCCGTTTCGTGATCTCTGGCACACTGGAGTCATGACCGCACTGTTGTGGTTGGTTGCCGCGATTCTCCTGGTGATCGCCGAGATGTTCGTCGGCGACCTGGTGCTGCTCATGCTCGGTGGTGGGGCGCTGGCCGCGGCAGGCGTGGACCTCGTGTTCGACCCTCCGCTCTGGGTCGACGCGGTCACCTTCGCGGTCGTCTCCGTGCTGTTGTTGGCGGTCGTCCGACCGGTCGCGCGACGGCACATGCTCAGCCGGCCGCCGGTCCTCACCAACACCGAGGCCCTCGAGGGCCGACACGCGCTGGTCACGGCGCGTGTGGACGAGCACGACGGCCGCGTGAAGATCGGCGGTGACGTGTGGTCGGCGCGTTCACTCAATCCGGGCGAGGTCATCGAACCGGGCATCGAGGTGACCGTGGTGCAGATCGATGGTGCCACCGCGGTCGTGTGGAAGGGATGACGTGATCATGGAGTACGCCGGATTGATCGTGCTGGCCCTCGTGGTGTTGCTGGTCGTGGTGATGCTGGTGAAATCCGTGGCCATCATCCCGCAAGCGGAGGCAGCCGTCATCGAGAGGCTCGGCCGCTACACCCGCACGGTGTCTGGCCAGCTGACGCTGTTGCTGCCGTTCGTCGACCGGATCCGTGCCCGCGTCGACATCCGCGAGCGCGTGGTGTCGTTCCCACCGCAACCGGTGATCACCAAGGACAATCTCACGTTGTCCATCGATACCGTCGTCTACTTTCAGGTGACCAATCCGCGATCGGCGGTCTATGAGATCAACGACTACATCGTCGGCGTCGAACAGCTGACCATCACGACTCTGCGGAACGTCGTCGGTGGGATGACTCTCGAGGAGACGTTGACGTCGCGAGATTCCATCAACGGTCAGCTGCGCGGCGTCCTCGACGAGGCCACCGGACGCTGGGGCCTGCGGGTTGCGCGGGTCGAGCTGAAGAGCATCATGCCGCCGCCGTCGATCCAGGAATCGATGGAGAAGCAGATGAAGGCCGACCGCGAGAAGCGGGCGACCATCCTCGCCGCGGAAGGCCAACGCGAGTCGTCGATCAAGACCGCGGAGGGCAACAAGCAGAGTCAGATCCTGGCGGCCGAGGGTGCCAAGCAAGCGGCGATCCTGGGGGCCGAGGGCGAGCGGCAGTCACGGATAATGCGGGCCCAAGGTGACCGCGCCGCGGCATACCTGAACGCTCAGGGTGAGGCCAAGGCGATCGAGAAGACATTCGCGGCGATCAAGGCGAGTAAACCGACCCCCGAACTGCTGGCTTATCAGTATCTCCAACAGCTCCCGGAGATGGCCAAGGGCGAGGGGAGCAAGGTGTGGGTCATCCCGTCCGATTTCGGTTCGGCACTCCAGGGTTTCGCGAAGTCCTTCGGCGTGCAGGGCGACGACGGGGTGTTCCGTTACGAACCGCCGAGCAACGACGAGCCGAGCGCCATCGACGAGTCCGAGACCGAGGATTGGTTCTCGCTGGCCTCGGATCCCAAGGTGGCACAGGCGGTCGCCGAGGCCGAGGCGGTCGCCCGGAAACCGGTCTCCCCGGAGGTGACGTCGCGGGTCGCCCGCGAACTGTCCTACGGGGTGCCGACGGATCCGCCGGTCGGAGACGCTGCGGAGGAGATGCGGTCACCGTCCCCTTCCGAGTGAGAGGTCTCTTCCCGATGTGCGGCAGGCGTCTCAATGGACGACGAGGTAGCAGACCCCGGACATCGATGCGGCCCACAGAACGGACGCGAACGTTCCCATGATGAACTGCTCGCTGGCGTGCGGCGCGCGGAGTTCGGGAAAGCGGGCGAGGCTCTTGACAGCGAGGATCACGGCGAGCCCCTCTGGCCATCCGGCGAGGAGGGTGGCCGCGACCGTCGCTCGTTCCAGATAGCCGATGACCCGGCCGCCTCGCAGCGGTCCGGACTCGGACCCATCGTCGTCGGGATGCGTTGGGGGGTCGGTGTTCTCGCCGGACTTGCGATGTGGGCTCACTCCGCCGGTCCACAGGACGACGCGCACCACGAAGCCACCGCCGCCGACCGCGGCGGCCATCGCGGCGCAGGTGGCGATCACCAGGCCCGCACCCCGCGCCGGTCCGGTGGTCGTCGCGATGATCGCTGCTGTGCCGGCGAGCGCGATCATCGCGCCTGCGGTGACGCCGTCGAGCAGCATCGCCGCCCGAGGCCGTCGGGCGACGCTGCCGACGTCGTGGCCACGGAGAACTGCGGGCACGATCGGGATCAGCGCGGCCGCGACGAACACGGCGATGGCGGCAGCGGTCACGCGGTCCCGCCTGAACTGTCGGTCATGTCTGCCCTCCTGAGGAGTTCGGTCAGCAAGATGTGGGCGTCCTCGTCCATGTCCCAGCGGGCGCTTCGCAGGCGCTGGGACATGGCCTGCGGCGTGATGCCGAGCCGGGCCGCCCCGTCGGCCTGGGTCACGCCGGTGTGCATCACCCGGACGGCTTCGGCGCCGGGTTCGCTGCGTGCGGCGACGACGTCGGCCAGCAGGCGCCCGGCGGTCTGGGCATGACGGGACCAGGTGTCGTCCGTACCCCGGATCGACAGCGGGACCCGCTGGGTCTTGGCGGAGTCCACGGCCTCTCGCGCATATTCGAACGCGGGCCCGCGGCCCGCACGTGTCGAGGAGGGGAGCGGCAGGGCCACGGGTCCCACACCGATCCCGACGCTCCAGTGACCGTCGGCGGTCAAGGTCACCGCGAGCCGCGCGACCACAGCGGCGTCGTCGGCGACGGCCTGGACCTCGTCCCCGGCGGTCCGCTCGAACGGTCGGACGAGATCGGCGTCCGACATGACGTCGAGGAGGCCGTCCACTCGATCGATGTCACGTCGACTGGCTCGTTGATCGACTGTGAGGACAAACATCGAATCACCTCCGAACATCAAGGCTATCTGCTTGATAGTCCAAGATCAAGCCCTTTGGCTTTATAGAAGCCATAGGAGTTGACGTGGGAGCCATTGCCTTGATCCGGCGAGATCAAGGGCTCTTGCTTGTCTCGATCGCTTCTCGGGAGCTGCTGACCGGCAGCCGGGCGTCGAGGATCAGGCCGATGATGCCGACGGCGAAGAAGCACGCGCTGAGCAGCAGCAGGAGTGGGTCGCGCCGCCCGGTCATGGCGTCACCGAGAAAGACCACCGCCGCGGTACCGGGGGCCATGCCGATCACCGTCGCCACGAGGTACGGGACGAACCGCACCGACGAGAGCGCCGAGCAGTAGTTCGCCACCGAGAACGGACAGGCCGCGATGAGACGCAGCGAACCGACCGCGAGCCAACCCCGCCGGCTCAGCCGGTACTCGACGGCACGGACCACCGGCTTCTTCAGGTAAGGCCGCACACGATCGCGTCCGATCGTACGGACGAACCAGAAGGCGACGATCGCGGCCACCGTCGAGGCGATCATTGCTCCGGTGAATCCGACGACCGGACCGAAGAAGATGCCGGACATCACGGTGAAGGTCGAGCGCGGGAACGGCGCGATCGTCACCACCGCATACGCGGCGAAGAAAACCCAGACGAACGACGGACCCAGACTCTCGCCCCAGGTCCGCACGCTCGCCACCG contains:
- a CDS encoding DUF6676 family protein is translated as MSPGATTENVVALPAAGGTAPQIIPSDLDMNAILADIKDDHVSAPADQVSGLREVVAHADSEGYDVSFVVLPDAMKFTYYRDIATELQSEVGGTVIVLGPNSVGSSSPYFSRVHQEEATDNLTLTNPPLAARQMWDQMNGPSLNWTAISLVLIVIIIIGAVIARLRTRRSRDATGEGSAALSGGGGSEGVRTDEDPDPAGETSTPGPGTTDLSRDLP
- a CDS encoding NlpC/P60 family protein, encoding MWCMVQVEEGSGSDGHRRRNGADVAGHAANGKGDLVRRGNTGVARGGPPAPGAQRVGGLSPLARLCVLVVIVVLGAIGAGTAQAAPERGKSGKSGVSALINQIAKANQNIADLDNAIAVRQENVNRALVDFQNSVAAQHLANVAATSSKRSLAQAGRRVAQAQKDFDRFARDVYRQGSSQNSMSNYVSSDNPQSVLDRVTVLDRLGKQQRDTIERLQVARNQQANRVAAVEATKRQAAFATKSAQTRKDDALAAVSEARSAAASEQQRRGTLIQKRDKVQASLDKIRGVAPKREVEGPTTDQLLQNLFPDSPSTPAAPSAPGAPAAGGGDNQALAVAAEAAAKLALDVGQKVLAGVVGRQQVPHSQLLDELGVGGSDMTGSGPDSLSSALGSGSLGSLFGSSSGGGMVRPGLRGPQAVEIVVNRGLSQLNVPYAWGGGDANGPTRGIRDGGVADSYGDYNKTGFDCSGLMIYAFAGVGIDLPHYTGYQYTSGPQFPLSQMKRGDMIFYGPNASQHVALYLGDNKMLEAPESGSVVKVSPLRTSGAMPNVVRLL
- a CDS encoding AAA family ATPase, coding for MTSSHPPAEPAGGAGRDGSVSLSDADVKLLERAIYEVKRVIVGQDELVERILVGLLARGHILLEGVPGVAKTLAVETFANVVGGSFSRVQFTPDLVPTDLIGTRIYRQGREEFDTELGPVVANFLLADEINRAPAKVQSALLEVMAERHVSIGGTTYPMPDPFLVMATQNPIENEGVYPLPEAQRDRFLFKVLVDYPTVEEEREIVYRMGNVPPTASQILDPETMIRLQRTAADVFVHHALVDYVVRVINATRRPGELGMTDVAAWLSYGASPRATLGIVAAARALALVRGRDYVIPQDVVEIIPDVLRHRLVLSYDALADEVDADQVITRVLQTVGLPQVGAQPVAPAAYSGSPTQTGPPPGQGQQTVNQQAPQQHPGQTNGAAVNQAPPRYAGQ
- a CDS encoding DUF58 domain-containing protein, whose translation is MPANSELPSLGAGLLSEPQLTAALRTLELTVRRKLDGVLQGEHLGLIPGPGSEPGEARAYQPGDDIRRMEWSVTARTTQPHVRQMIADRELETWLVVDVSASLDFGTVNCTKRDLAVAAAAALVHLTSGGGNRHGAIVVTGDQLVRVPARSGRAHAQNLLKAIATTTRASTGVRGDLHAGIEALRRPQRRRGLAVVISDFLGPIDWERSLRAIGAHHELLAVEVLDPRDLDLPDIGEVTLADAESGEVRDITITPAVRRDFAAAARAHQQKVHRTIRSCGGPVLSLSTDRDWITDTVKFVAQRRRGLAAGVG
- a CDS encoding VWA domain-containing protein — its product is MSFLASPWWLLLLLVVAALGAAYVYVQRLRRKRALTFANLDLLNRVAPQQRNRWQHVPIALLLVALILLVVGVAAPQADRRVPRNKATVILVMDVSRSMNATDVSPSRIKAAQDAARKFADELTDGINLGLISYAGTASTLVSPTPDHNATKEAVDKLRLDDKTATGEGIFAAIQQIKTLNAVLGGDAAAPPARVVLLSDGKETVPDDPDDPRGAFTAARKAKEEKIPVSSISFGTMSGTVDLEGDQVPVPVDDESLRKIANLSGGQFFTASSLDELNKVYETLQQQIGYEKRRGDNSRPWLIAGTLLALLSAFAALAINRRLP